The following coding sequences lie in one Funiculus sociatus GB2-C1 genomic window:
- a CDS encoding sensor histidine kinase, which produces MFLCRDNSSADVPTWVERWRKIQKSLLKRTMQLQQANRELANQIAERRLVEEALRQAEEKYRSIFENAVEGIFQTTPDGRYISANPALAKIYGYASPEELIESLTDIKHKLYVDPTRRDKFLSLLQEREYVSEFESQIYRQDGSIIWISENARAVSDKDGKLLFCEGFVTDITGRKLAQANLKASEAKFREQATQLQLTLCELQETQSLLIQNEKLSNLGQLVAGVAHEINNPVNFVCNNLSYANQYAQDLLNLLQLYGKHYPQPVPEIKEEVEAIDLNFLISDFPKTLSSMQMGSDRIQQIVHSLRNFSRIDEPQMRTVDIHEGIDSTLLILHSRLKARGGYSGINVVKEYGELPVVECYAGLLNQVFMNLISNAIDALEAVTGNCEDSHSQFPSHQPPCSAPNPQSSSQSPVPSPQFPIPTIRISTEVLNDNQVAIRIIDNGPGMTEEVRCRIFEAFYTTKPTGKGTGLGLSISYQIIVEKHNGKIECISAPAQGTEFIIKIPIRQ; this is translated from the coding sequence ATGTTCCTATGCCGTGACAATTCGTCAGCCGATGTTCCCACTTGGGTAGAGCGTTGGAGAAAAATCCAGAAAAGTCTCCTCAAGCGAACTATGCAATTACAGCAGGCTAATCGAGAATTGGCAAACCAAATTGCTGAACGCCGTCTAGTAGAAGAGGCGCTGCGGCAAGCTGAGGAAAAGTATCGCAGCATTTTTGAGAACGCCGTCGAGGGGATATTCCAGACAACACCAGACGGGCGTTACATCAGTGCTAACCCAGCGCTGGCTAAGATTTACGGTTACGCTTCACCAGAGGAACTGATAGAAAGTCTTACCGACATCAAGCACAAACTGTATGTAGATCCAACTCGTCGTGACAAATTTCTGAGTTTACTGCAAGAACGCGAGTATGTGAGTGAGTTTGAATCTCAGATTTATCGCCAAGATGGCAGCATTATTTGGATTTCCGAGAATGCGAGGGCAGTAAGCGACAAGGATGGTAAATTACTTTTCTGTGAAGGCTTCGTCACCGACATCACAGGGCGAAAATTAGCCCAGGCGAACCTAAAGGCATCAGAAGCAAAATTCCGAGAACAAGCCACTCAACTCCAGCTTACCCTGTGCGAACTTCAGGAAACTCAGAGCCTTCTGATTCAGAACGAAAAACTTTCAAATTTAGGGCAGTTAGTTGCTGGTGTTGCCCATGAAATTAACAATCCAGTCAACTTCGTTTGCAACAATCTCAGCTATGCAAATCAATATGCCCAGGATCTGTTAAACCTGCTACAGCTCTACGGGAAACATTATCCTCAACCAGTGCCAGAAATTAAAGAAGAAGTCGAGGCTATCGATCTAAATTTCCTAATTTCAGATTTTCCCAAAACTCTGTCTTCGATGCAAATGGGTAGCGATCGCATCCAGCAAATTGTCCACTCGCTGCGAAACTTCTCCCGGATTGACGAACCGCAGATGCGGACAGTCGATATTCACGAAGGCATTGACAGTACGCTGCTGATCCTCCACAGTCGATTAAAAGCCAGAGGCGGATATTCAGGGATTAACGTTGTTAAAGAATACGGCGAGTTGCCAGTAGTAGAGTGTTACGCCGGACTCCTTAACCAAGTGTTTATGAATCTCATCTCGAATGCGATTGACGCTTTGGAAGCAGTAACAGGGAATTGCGAGGATTCCCATTCCCAATTCCCCAGTCACCAGCCTCCCTGTTCAGCCCCTAATCCCCAATCCTCATCCCAGTCCCCAGTCCCCAGTCCCCAGTTCCCAATCCCTACAATTCGGATTTCTACCGAAGTGCTAAACGACAATCAAGTGGCGATTCGGATTATCGATAATGGCCCTGGAATGACTGAAGAAGTACGCTGCCGGATTTTTGAAGCCTTTTATACCACGAAACCCACAGGCAAAGGCACAGGTTTGGGGTTGTCAATCAGTTATCAAATCATTGTTGAAAAACACAATGGCAAAATCGAGTGCATTTCTGCACCAGCACAGGGAACCGAGTTTATCATTAAAATTCCGATTCGTCAGTAA
- a CDS encoding phosphoribosyltransferase — protein MADLYVSWSDYHQKIEQLAVKIYQSHWEFNQIVCLARGGLRVGDILSRIYCKPLAILATTSYGGPGDRVRGSLTFSHTLTMTTAKLGNKVLLVDDLVDSGVTLRETIPWLKQHFAADVEEIRTAVIWWKACSVIEPDYYADYLPDDPWIHQPFEKYEQISPAELAANYQQLAVSE, from the coding sequence ATGGCAGACCTTTACGTTTCTTGGTCAGATTACCACCAAAAGATTGAACAGTTGGCGGTGAAGATTTATCAATCCCACTGGGAGTTTAACCAGATAGTCTGCCTTGCAAGGGGCGGTCTGCGGGTGGGTGATATTTTATCGCGGATTTACTGCAAACCGTTGGCGATTTTAGCTACCACTTCTTACGGTGGCCCAGGCGATCGCGTCCGGGGTTCTCTTACTTTCTCCCACACCCTGACGATGACAACCGCCAAGTTAGGCAACAAAGTCCTCTTAGTCGATGACTTAGTAGATTCTGGTGTCACTCTCCGGGAAACTATCCCCTGGCTGAAGCAGCACTTTGCCGCTGATGTTGAGGAAATTCGCACCGCCGTCATCTGGTGGAAAGCTTGCTCGGTCATCGAGCCTGACTACTACGCCGACTATCTCCCAGACGACCCCTGGATTCACCAGCCTTTTGAAAAATACGAGCAAATTAGTCCAGCTGAGCTGGCGGCGAATTATCAGCAATTAGCAGTTAGCGAGTAG
- a CDS encoding low molecular weight protein arginine phosphatase, which translates to MRVLFVCTGNTCRSPMAEELFRKKVGELRQRCEIEVRSAGLHKFKSFPVSPHAVTVLSEYGIECDREPVGINAELIEWADLVLTMTRFHKNVAIAIFPEIIAKTFTLKEFVRSQNSLDISDPVGKSLSTYRQCAAEIDFALNLLLELLQVEPFSLPTPNPLPRTLPLLRWLIKLITTNYRPNNNNQTGRVKSKPVDPTAKAVTVKLRSRS; encoded by the coding sequence ATGCGAGTTCTATTTGTTTGTACTGGAAACACTTGTCGTAGCCCGATGGCAGAAGAGCTATTTCGGAAAAAGGTTGGGGAACTGAGGCAAAGGTGTGAAATTGAGGTGCGATCGGCGGGACTTCATAAATTTAAGAGTTTTCCAGTGTCGCCCCATGCTGTAACCGTATTGTCAGAGTACGGTATTGAGTGCGATCGCGAACCAGTGGGGATAAATGCAGAACTAATCGAGTGGGCAGATTTGGTGCTGACAATGACGAGGTTTCATAAAAATGTAGCGATCGCTATATTTCCCGAAATTATCGCCAAAACTTTTACCCTCAAAGAATTTGTGCGATCGCAAAATTCCTTAGATATTAGCGATCCCGTTGGCAAATCCTTATCCACCTATCGGCAATGCGCTGCTGAAATCGACTTTGCACTCAATCTTTTATTGGAGTTACTCCAAGTTGAGCCTTTTTCTCTCCCTACCCCTAACCCCTTACCCCGCACACTACCCCTGTTAAGGTGGCTGATTAAACTAATCACAACTAACTACCGACCAAACAACAACAACCAAACTGGCAGAGTAAAAAGCAAACCTGTAGATCCCACAGCCAAAGCTGTCACCGTCAAATTGCGGTCAAGATCGTAA
- a CDS encoding DUF3172 domain-containing protein — protein sequence MKRKSKYPTSDPYTAPKASKSSPFNYTSIAIIAGVFILGIGVGIGFSSTATFTPENVASRDFIDRAAPNPELCVQYGASAMVMDTRVYVTLNPFNVYVSQPNMRPGCVLRSNNWSILEQRNLVTSDQVRDCKNRMNTFGYTGALEGTPDIRCIYQNDGAKNFFLNQPGAGPAAPETNKF from the coding sequence ATGAAACGTAAATCTAAATACCCTACCTCTGACCCCTATACTGCCCCTAAAGCTTCTAAATCATCCCCTTTCAATTACACTTCCATCGCCATCATTGCTGGCGTGTTTATTTTGGGAATTGGGGTGGGGATTGGCTTTAGCTCCACAGCGACGTTTACTCCAGAAAACGTAGCATCTCGTGATTTTATTGACCGCGCTGCACCAAATCCTGAGCTTTGCGTACAGTATGGAGCTAGTGCTATGGTCATGGATACTCGCGTCTATGTAACGCTCAATCCCTTCAATGTCTATGTTTCTCAGCCGAATATGCGTCCTGGTTGTGTCTTGCGTAGCAATAACTGGTCTATTCTGGAGCAAAGAAATTTGGTGACATCGGATCAGGTGCGGGATTGCAAGAACCGGATGAACACCTTTGGCTACACAGGCGCTCTAGAGGGTACGCCTGATATCCGCTGCATCTATCAGAACGATGGCGCTAAAAACTTCTTCCTGAATCAGCCGGGAGCAGGCCCAGCAGCACCGGAAACAAACAAATTCTAG
- a CDS encoding pentapeptide repeat-containing protein has translation MIIEKDELLERYAAGERNFKGGDLIGTSLKGTNLSGANFHEGSLSEVDLSGANLSETAFMEASLSGANLSGANLGGANLSGANLFQANLRGANLTGANLKMADLTEADLTGANLEGANLWGAFLTGAKLNDANLPKNVSP, from the coding sequence ATGATAATTGAGAAGGATGAACTGCTGGAGCGATATGCCGCCGGGGAACGCAATTTTAAAGGGGGAGACTTAATTGGAACTTCCCTAAAAGGCACGAATTTAAGCGGAGCCAACTTTCATGAAGGTTCTCTGAGTGAGGTGGATCTCAGTGGAGCGAATCTCAGCGAAACTGCTTTCATGGAAGCATCCCTGAGTGGGGCGAATTTGAGTGGGGCGAATCTGGGCGGAGCAAATTTGAGCGGAGCAAATTTGTTTCAGGCAAATCTCAGAGGTGCAAACTTGACAGGGGCAAACTTGAAAATGGCAGATTTGACGGAGGCAGATTTAACTGGGGCAAATCTGGAAGGGGCAAATCTTTGGGGTGCTTTCTTAACGGGCGCTAAATTAAACGATGCCAATCTGCCCAAAAATGTATCCCCGTAA
- a CDS encoding AMIN domain-containing protein yields MWGAKIVLKTFSLAGAIAILALGAVDIAALAARLTNWRFDPSLNQLEVTVDEGTTPRYFLLTQPPRIVLDLPDTELGSVETQQSYTGLVRQIRVSRFQAGVTRIVMDLSPEVVLTPQQVQLQQVGGNALQGRPLEGVRWVLRPLISGVQTAAPEGSTLPPANFFGSDRAGVVSVPPLNPTSTGSNLPTGTLPPAIFSPNSNVSVSVPPLQRETAPTPQRESQPSVTRVVEFGQPLPTPKTASPVRQSRTEESSNLPSLEIDAAAPVERRLAYVNPNVMLPSGSELILRYPGDKILKLQAGSSRQEVLLLQEEILDKAGNIIFPTGTQVIGRFESDRSGSRFIAQAISLGGRNIRLTARSPLLRRARQVPENSIVPNQILQVKLTKDLR; encoded by the coding sequence ATGTGGGGAGCAAAAATAGTTTTGAAAACCTTTAGTCTCGCTGGCGCGATCGCAATTCTGGCTCTCGGTGCTGTCGATATAGCGGCTCTAGCTGCCCGCTTGACAAATTGGCGATTTGACCCATCCTTAAATCAGTTGGAAGTGACTGTGGATGAGGGAACGACACCGCGCTATTTCCTACTAACTCAACCGCCTCGGATTGTTCTAGATTTACCCGATACCGAGTTGGGAAGCGTGGAAACTCAACAATCTTATACAGGACTGGTGCGGCAAATTCGGGTTTCCCGCTTTCAGGCTGGTGTCACCCGAATTGTGATGGATCTATCGCCAGAGGTGGTGTTGACACCGCAACAGGTGCAACTGCAACAGGTGGGAGGCAATGCCCTACAAGGACGACCCCTAGAAGGGGTTCGCTGGGTGTTGCGTCCCCTAATTTCTGGAGTTCAAACCGCAGCGCCTGAAGGCAGCACGCTTCCCCCTGCTAACTTTTTCGGAAGCGATCGCGCTGGTGTAGTGAGCGTACCGCCTCTTAACCCGACAAGCACCGGATCTAACTTGCCAACCGGAACGCTGCCCCCAGCGATATTTTCGCCTAATAGTAACGTCTCCGTCAGCGTTCCTCCCCTGCAAAGGGAAACAGCACCAACACCACAGAGGGAGTCTCAACCTTCTGTCACCAGAGTGGTTGAATTTGGTCAACCGCTGCCAACACCGAAAACCGCCTCACCAGTGCGCCAAAGTAGAACAGAAGAGTCCTCAAACCTACCATCGCTAGAAATTGATGCCGCGGCACCTGTAGAGAGGCGATTGGCGTATGTCAACCCAAATGTGATGCTCCCTTCTGGGAGTGAGCTGATTCTAAGATATCCGGGAGATAAGATATTAAAATTGCAGGCTGGTTCCTCAAGGCAAGAGGTGTTGCTGCTACAGGAAGAAATACTCGACAAAGCTGGCAATATAATTTTCCCAACTGGGACACAGGTAATTGGGCGCTTTGAGAGCGACCGGAGTGGCAGTCGCTTCATTGCCCAAGCCATTTCTCTCGGCGGACGTAACATTCGCCTAACAGCGCGATCGCCACTTTTGCGACGCGCTCGACAGGTTCCCGAAAACAGTATCGTCCCAAATCAAATCCTACAAGTTAAGTTAACCAAGGATTTGCGATAA
- a CDS encoding AEC family transporter, producing the protein MPPLVTQLLELYLRLGGSVLLGWILGRQLPKVVPAYLGKFLFWIGVPISIFAFLRHADLSGPIWIASVAAWVAIFFGAGLAWIWIALQGGKEGIGRWGLGAGGWGRLTGGQNNAHISSGSPNPQSPIPNTQSLLWSKPTQGSFLLASMVGNTGYLGYPVTLALVGSQYFGWALFYDLLGTTLGAYGLGVVLAARFGMGAQSHWKILQAVVINPALWSFALGLVFRNLPLSNPIEESLRLCGWGAVALSLVLIGMRLSQLSDWDSLGQAGVSLGIKMLLVPMLLGIGLLLLGVSGSPLLVIVLQMAMPPAFATLILAEAYDLDRNLTVTALAVGSTGLLFTLPVWLLLFGR; encoded by the coding sequence ATGCCCCCTCTAGTAACTCAGCTTTTAGAACTTTATCTTCGGCTGGGTGGCAGTGTTCTGCTGGGATGGATTTTAGGTCGTCAACTGCCCAAAGTGGTTCCGGCATATTTAGGCAAATTTCTCTTTTGGATTGGCGTACCGATCAGCATTTTTGCGTTTCTGCGCCACGCCGATTTATCCGGGCCAATTTGGATTGCATCGGTCGCCGCTTGGGTGGCTATTTTCTTCGGGGCTGGCTTAGCTTGGATCTGGATTGCCTTGCAAGGGGGGAAAGAAGGGATTGGGAGGTGGGGATTGGGGGCTGGGGGCTGGGGACGGTTGACTGGGGGACAGAATAATGCACATATTTCTTCCGGTTCACCTAATCCCCAATCCCCAATCCCTAATACCCAATCCCTTCTTTGGAGTAAACCAACTCAGGGAAGTTTCCTGTTAGCCTCAATGGTCGGTAACACTGGGTATCTGGGTTATCCGGTGACGCTGGCTTTGGTGGGTTCGCAATACTTTGGCTGGGCATTATTCTACGATTTGCTTGGCACTACGTTAGGGGCTTACGGTTTGGGTGTTGTCTTGGCTGCACGTTTTGGGATGGGGGCGCAAAGTCACTGGAAAATCCTTCAGGCTGTGGTTATTAATCCGGCGTTGTGGAGTTTTGCCTTGGGGTTAGTTTTTCGCAACTTGCCGTTATCTAACCCTATCGAGGAGAGTTTGCGGTTGTGCGGTTGGGGTGCAGTGGCTTTGTCTCTGGTGTTAATTGGAATGCGCCTGAGTCAGCTTTCTGACTGGGATAGTCTGGGGCAGGCGGGGGTCAGTTTGGGGATTAAAATGCTGCTGGTGCCAATGCTGTTGGGTATTGGATTATTGCTGCTGGGTGTAAGTGGTTCGCCTCTGTTGGTCATTGTTTTACAAATGGCGATGCCTCCAGCTTTTGCTACTCTGATTCTGGCGGAAGCTTACGATCTTGACCGCAATTTGACGGTGACAGCTTTGGCTGTGGGATCTACAGGTTTGCTTTTTACTCTGCCAGTTTGGTTGTTGTTGTTTGGTCGGTAG
- a CDS encoding MFS transporter: MNNSSPEHYPQPTPENDKLDFKTKLAYGAGDLGPAITANIAVFFLLIFFTNVAGIPAGLAGSILLIGKIWDAVNDPFVGVLTDKTKSRRWGRRLPWIFYGAIPFGIFFFLQWIVPRFSGEPTVQMWGLFWYYVAIGVLSQVFYTVVNLPYTALTPELTQDYNERTSLNSFRFTFSIGGSILSLILAKVIFENIADRQQQYVVLAAVCTVISVLSLYWCVFGIRDRVMFFERRRIETEQPASLPIGEQLKIVFSNRAFLFVIGIYLCSWLAVQLTASVIPYFVVNWMRLKESDVPSVLIGVQGTALLMLFVWSALSKRFGKKAVYFMGMSVWIIAQVGLFFLQPNQIGLMYLLAVMAGFGISTAYLIPWSMMPDVIELDELQTGQRREGIFYGFMVLLQKFGLAFGLFLVGMALETSGFKEAVPGQSMLPVQPDSALQAIRFAVGPLPMIFLICGLVLAYFYPITREVHAEILLKLKERKKS; the protein is encoded by the coding sequence ATGAACAATTCTTCCCCCGAACACTATCCCCAACCAACTCCTGAAAATGACAAGCTGGACTTCAAAACAAAACTGGCTTATGGTGCAGGGGATTTAGGCCCAGCGATTACTGCCAATATTGCAGTATTTTTCCTGCTAATTTTCTTTACTAATGTCGCTGGTATCCCGGCGGGGTTGGCGGGTAGCATTCTGCTGATTGGGAAAATCTGGGATGCGGTTAACGATCCTTTTGTGGGGGTGTTGACGGACAAAACGAAATCTCGTCGTTGGGGTCGTCGTCTTCCCTGGATATTTTATGGAGCTATTCCTTTTGGAATATTCTTTTTTTTACAGTGGATTGTACCGCGATTTAGCGGCGAACCAACGGTTCAAATGTGGGGGTTGTTTTGGTATTACGTGGCGATTGGGGTGTTGTCTCAGGTGTTTTACACCGTTGTGAATTTACCTTATACCGCACTTACTCCAGAACTGACTCAAGATTACAACGAACGCACCAGTCTTAATAGCTTTCGCTTTACTTTTTCCATTGGCGGTAGTATTTTATCGTTGATTTTAGCGAAAGTTATTTTTGAAAACATTGCTGACCGCCAGCAACAGTATGTCGTTTTAGCGGCAGTTTGTACAGTAATTTCGGTTTTATCATTATATTGGTGCGTTTTCGGAATACGCGATCGCGTTATGTTTTTTGAACGAAGACGCATTGAAACTGAACAACCAGCATCTCTCCCAATTGGCGAACAGCTAAAAATCGTTTTCAGCAACCGCGCTTTTCTCTTCGTTATCGGTATCTATCTTTGTTCCTGGTTAGCTGTACAGTTGACAGCCAGCGTTATTCCCTACTTTGTCGTCAACTGGATGCGCCTTAAAGAATCAGATGTCCCAAGTGTGCTTATTGGGGTTCAAGGTACCGCCCTTTTAATGCTATTTGTCTGGAGTGCTTTGAGTAAGCGATTTGGTAAAAAAGCTGTTTATTTTATGGGAATGAGCGTATGGATAATAGCACAAGTGGGACTGTTTTTCTTACAGCCCAATCAAATAGGTTTGATGTACCTTTTAGCGGTAATGGCAGGTTTCGGTATTTCCACAGCTTATCTCATCCCTTGGTCGATGATGCCAGATGTGATAGAACTCGATGAACTACAAACCGGACAGCGCCGCGAAGGGATTTTTTATGGTTTCATGGTTTTGCTGCAAAAATTTGGTTTAGCCTTCGGCTTGTTTTTGGTGGGAATGGCTTTAGAAACATCTGGCTTTAAAGAAGCTGTTCCGGGACAAAGTATGCTACCAGTACAACCAGATTCGGCGCTACAAGCTATCCGCTTTGCTGTTGGCCCTCTACCCATGATTTTTTTGATTTGTGGCTTAGTTTTGGCGTATTTTTATCCGATTACCCGCGAAGTTCACGCGGAAATCTTGCTGAAGCTGAAAGAACGCAAAAAAAGTTAG
- a CDS encoding ABC transporter permease, with protein MKSQASHNLGKTLKSSQFQTLIADTLTVFWGDWLDLRVRILPVAASGLVSPLIYILAFGLGLGSSIKPGAGISSNYNNYLEFMLPGMVALSSMVISFTGTTFSICGERLYTKTFEEMLLVPVHPLALHLGKMLAGVVRGLLTAGAVIVVAVLFTGKIWSFLNPLFLLLVVLNCAVFAGLGVIVGLSVRSLEAVGLYNNFLIIPMSFLGATFFDPATLPAALKVIVYFLPLTYTSIGLRAAAYFPVSQFPWYAIPVLLVAAIALSFVGAYQFAHQQD; from the coding sequence GTGAAATCACAAGCGTCCCATAATTTGGGCAAAACCTTGAAAAGCTCCCAGTTTCAGACCCTGATCGCCGACACTCTCACCGTATTTTGGGGGGATTGGTTAGATTTACGGGTTAGGATTCTGCCTGTGGCGGCATCTGGACTGGTATCGCCTCTAATATACATTCTGGCTTTTGGCTTAGGGCTGGGTAGTTCCATCAAGCCTGGTGCAGGAATTAGCAGCAACTACAATAACTACTTAGAATTTATGCTGCCGGGGATGGTGGCGCTATCATCGATGGTGATTAGCTTCACTGGTACAACGTTTTCCATTTGTGGAGAACGCCTCTACACAAAGACGTTTGAGGAAATGCTGCTGGTTCCCGTACATCCTCTAGCTTTGCACTTGGGAAAAATGCTGGCGGGAGTGGTGCGGGGGCTGTTGACGGCGGGTGCTGTAATTGTGGTGGCGGTGCTATTTACCGGAAAAATTTGGAGTTTTTTAAACCCGTTGTTTCTGCTGTTGGTGGTGCTGAATTGCGCTGTATTTGCCGGGTTAGGTGTGATTGTCGGGTTGAGCGTGCGATCGCTTGAAGCTGTCGGTCTGTACAATAACTTTTTAATTATTCCCATGTCGTTTTTGGGAGCGACTTTTTTCGATCCTGCCACTCTCCCCGCAGCCCTGAAGGTAATTGTCTATTTCCTACCTTTAACTTATACCAGCATTGGCTTACGCGCTGCTGCCTATTTCCCAGTGTCCCAGTTTCCCTGGTACGCGATACCAGTTTTGCTGGTGGCTGCGATCGCGCTTTCCTTCGTCGGTGCTTATCAATTTGCTCACCAACAAGATTAA
- a CDS encoding ATP-binding cassette domain-containing protein, translated as MPQNNHNAVEFDNVTYSVNGRPLISNLSFSIQQGETLVLLGRSGCGKTTTMKLINALLMPTSGEVRVEGISTREWNPIKLRRQIGYVIQETGLFPHFTVERNVGLVPALEGWKSDRIRQRASELLHLVGLDPQKFAPRYPHELSGGQRQRVGVARALAADPPILLMDEPFGALDPVTRLEIQREVRQLQQQLSKTIVFVTHDIQEAFILASRIGLMHEGRLVVLGTPSEFLQSEADEVRAYTQCLQAGNPILANG; from the coding sequence ATGCCCCAAAATAATCACAACGCAGTTGAATTTGACAACGTTACCTACTCAGTAAACGGACGACCCCTGATATCAAATCTCAGTTTCAGCATCCAGCAAGGTGAGACTCTGGTGTTACTGGGAAGGAGTGGCTGCGGCAAGACCACGACAATGAAGCTAATTAATGCCTTGCTGATGCCAACAAGCGGGGAAGTGAGGGTTGAAGGGATTTCGACCAGAGAATGGAACCCGATTAAGTTGCGGCGGCAAATTGGCTACGTAATTCAAGAAACTGGCTTGTTTCCCCATTTCACCGTAGAACGGAATGTAGGATTAGTGCCTGCGCTGGAGGGATGGAAGAGCGATCGCATCCGCCAAAGAGCCTCGGAACTATTGCACCTAGTTGGCTTAGATCCCCAGAAATTTGCACCCAGATATCCCCACGAACTCTCAGGAGGACAAAGACAGCGCGTAGGCGTAGCACGCGCCTTAGCAGCAGATCCGCCAATTTTGCTAATGGACGAACCCTTCGGCGCACTAGATCCCGTCACCAGGTTGGAAATTCAGCGCGAAGTACGTCAATTGCAACAGCAACTGAGTAAAACAATTGTCTTTGTCACCCATGACATTCAAGAAGCATTTATTTTAGCTTCCAGAATTGGTTTAATGCACGAAGGACGCTTAGTAGTGCTGGGTACACCAAGTGAATTTTTGCAATCAGAAGCAGACGAAGTTCGCGCCTACACTCAATGTTTGCAAGCTGGAAACCCAATTTTGGCTAATGGCTAA
- a CDS encoding glycine betaine ABC transporter substrate-binding protein, whose protein sequence is MKRFLSIICLLAIAGCSHNSNRRIVVASKNFTEQIILGELLAQAIEAKTDLQVDRRLYLGGTFVCHQALISGQIDAYVEYTGTALTSVLKEKPKSDPKAVYNRVQQAYNQQYQVEWTPPLGFNNTFAMIVRSEDVKALNIQTLSQAAKFTPKWRAAFGFEFSERPDGFPGLAKTYGIKLAQPPLVMDLGLMYQSIKQKQVDLVAGNSTDGLIDSLNLVVLEDDKNYFPPYEAAPVVRQEALAQHPELRQALQQLGGLISEKEMRRLNYLVDGERRDVKQVVREFLRSQGLSKNSNK, encoded by the coding sequence ATGAAGCGATTTCTGTCTATAATTTGTCTGTTAGCGATCGCAGGTTGCAGCCATAACTCGAATCGGCGCATCGTCGTCGCCTCAAAGAATTTCACTGAGCAAATTATCCTGGGTGAACTTTTGGCGCAAGCAATTGAAGCCAAGACAGATTTGCAAGTTGATCGCCGTCTCTATTTGGGCGGTACATTTGTTTGTCATCAAGCTCTAATTTCTGGACAAATTGATGCTTATGTAGAATATACTGGCACTGCCCTGACTTCGGTGCTGAAAGAAAAACCAAAGAGCGATCCCAAGGCTGTCTACAATCGAGTGCAACAAGCATATAACCAGCAGTACCAGGTGGAATGGACTCCACCTCTGGGTTTTAACAACACTTTCGCTATGATTGTCCGCAGCGAAGATGTCAAGGCGTTAAATATTCAAACTCTCTCCCAAGCTGCTAAGTTTACACCCAAGTGGCGGGCTGCTTTTGGCTTTGAATTCAGCGAACGCCCAGATGGGTTTCCGGGTTTAGCCAAAACTTATGGGATAAAGTTAGCACAACCGCCTCTGGTGATGGATTTGGGGCTAATGTACCAGTCAATAAAACAAAAGCAGGTGGATTTAGTTGCTGGGAATTCCACTGATGGACTCATCGACAGCTTGAATCTGGTGGTGCTGGAGGATGACAAAAACTATTTTCCGCCTTACGAAGCTGCGCCAGTGGTACGACAGGAAGCTTTAGCACAACACCCGGAGTTACGTCAAGCTCTGCAACAGCTGGGCGGACTAATTTCTGAGAAAGAGATGCGAAGGCTGAATTACCTGGTAGATGGGGAACGGCGGGATGTGAAACAAGTTGTACGGGAATTTTTGCGATCGCAGGGTTTGTCAAAGAACAGTAACAAATAG
- a CDS encoding ABC transporter permease, with amino-acid sequence MNLNNFFNLYGAELFQYTREHLFLVGVSIGIAILLGIPLGILCTRTKFHQLILGFANVMQTIPSLALFGFLIPLPLLGGIGARPAIVALVLYSLLPIIRNTYTGIIKVDPAIREAGRGMGMTDWQLLFQVELPLALGFILAGVRVATVICIGVATIAAVIGAGGLGQFIFRGVAILDNNLILAGAIPAALMALLADFILGLVENVLTIKK; translated from the coding sequence ATGAATTTGAATAATTTTTTCAACTTGTATGGCGCTGAACTCTTTCAGTACACGCGGGAACATTTGTTCTTGGTAGGAGTTTCTATTGGAATTGCTATTTTGTTGGGAATTCCGCTGGGGATATTGTGTACTCGCACTAAATTCCACCAACTAATTTTAGGCTTTGCAAACGTCATGCAAACAATTCCCAGTCTGGCACTGTTTGGCTTTCTGATCCCACTGCCATTGCTAGGAGGAATTGGTGCGCGTCCAGCGATTGTTGCTCTTGTACTGTATTCCCTGCTACCGATTATTCGCAACACTTACACAGGTATTATTAAAGTAGATCCAGCCATCCGCGAAGCTGGTAGAGGCATGGGAATGACAGATTGGCAGCTATTATTTCAAGTTGAGTTGCCGCTGGCTTTAGGCTTTATTTTAGCAGGTGTACGGGTGGCAACAGTAATTTGTATTGGTGTGGCGACAATTGCTGCCGTAATTGGTGCTGGTGGACTAGGACAATTTATTTTCCGAGGCGTGGCAATCTTAGATAACAATTTAATTTTGGCAGGTGCGATTCCGGCGGCTTTGATGGCGTTGTTGGCAGATTTTATCTTAGGATTGGTTGAGAATGTTTTAACTATAAAAAAATGA